One genomic window of Kaistia geumhonensis includes the following:
- a CDS encoding DUF499 domain-containing protein, giving the protein MAKSTRQYVFEGMELLPAALIPFVEKRLESSLKGHWQVQVLEKLPSLRPNSNGEVGWDQAALFNAMDRFWSEAFKAVLGRAERSLVNELSDVRNKLSHNETFSYDDAERALDSMRRLMEAISAGETAEQLSKMRDTILRTKFTELQRNEERRKTQRLEISVETVAGLLPWREVVEPHQDVATGEFQQAEFAADLAKVHSGSAPAEYRDPRQFYSRTYLTEGLSALLVGAAKRLSGSGGDPVVELQTNFGGGKTHSMLALYHMAGPTPVQDLSGLDQLLERHELTVPKNIKRAVLVGTSRGPQDVLNAEGGRKIRTTWGELAYQLGGAEAFDMIAENDANGIAPGSHLLETIFKKYAPCLILIDEWVAYLRQIYRVEGLPSGSFDANLSFVQSLTEAVKASPGTLLVASLPASQIEVGGEGGQEALARLKQTFSRVESSWRPASQEESYEIVRRRLFKEIPGDKFHHRDNTLKQFAKLYRENANDFPQGCADEDYRRKLEKAYPIHPELFDQLYTSWGSLEKFQRTRGVLRLMAQAIHELWMNGDPSVMIMPGSVAVSSPRVEPELLHYLDVTWQSIIAGDVDGTASTPYKIDQSAPNLNRYSATRRVARAIFMGTAPTHQQQNTGLDDKQINLGVVQPGERPAIFGDALRRLTNQAKFMHADLGRYWYSMSASLNRIAADKAAQIETALVLMTIDAELSKYVNSLADRGHFDAVQVAPASSAEVPDEAGGVRAVVLGVAHPHNGREGSEALVEAKDILMQRGSTPRVYRNMLVFIAADSRQLDNLKDAVRASLAWGEIVRDTERLNLTQSDSALAKAKLAESNETMKTRLKEAWCYLHYPAQESAQADVEWVSGKIPAQDGLLARASKKLVAEEGLLTELGPTRLDRDLQKYIWNGKPHLSLKDLREYLNRYIYLPRLKNQEVLIKAVQASVSGMIPGPFAYAERWDEKSDIYLGLAIERAANAAVVIDSDSVIVKPAVAEAHRPVPVQPGSGGGAQGPGETSPDTGSQPDGGTPQPPPPERKPTRFTGSVMISSERPAREIHQIVEAIVEQLTTLPGSSVKLKLEIDAEVPSGLDRAKVRTLVENANTLGFIEKSVE; this is encoded by the coding sequence GTGGCCAAGAGCACGCGCCAGTATGTTTTCGAGGGCATGGAGCTGCTGCCCGCAGCCCTCATTCCATTCGTCGAGAAGCGGCTGGAAAGCTCGCTGAAGGGGCATTGGCAGGTCCAGGTTTTGGAGAAGCTCCCGAGCCTGCGCCCCAACAGCAACGGCGAGGTCGGCTGGGACCAGGCCGCGCTGTTCAACGCGATGGACCGCTTCTGGAGCGAAGCCTTCAAAGCGGTGCTGGGGCGGGCTGAGCGCTCGCTCGTCAACGAGCTGAGTGACGTCCGCAACAAGCTCTCGCACAATGAGACTTTCAGTTACGACGACGCGGAGCGCGCGCTCGATTCCATGCGTCGCCTGATGGAGGCGATCAGCGCCGGCGAGACCGCCGAGCAGCTCTCGAAGATGCGCGACACCATCCTGCGCACAAAGTTCACCGAGCTTCAGCGCAATGAGGAGCGCCGGAAAACCCAGCGCCTGGAAATCTCAGTCGAGACGGTGGCGGGCTTGCTTCCCTGGCGCGAGGTGGTCGAGCCGCACCAGGATGTTGCCACCGGGGAATTCCAGCAGGCTGAGTTCGCGGCCGACCTCGCCAAGGTGCATTCGGGCAGCGCGCCGGCCGAGTATCGCGATCCGCGCCAGTTCTACAGCCGCACCTATCTGACCGAGGGGCTGAGTGCGCTTCTGGTTGGCGCGGCCAAGCGGCTGTCGGGCAGCGGCGGCGATCCGGTCGTCGAACTGCAAACCAACTTCGGCGGCGGCAAGACGCACTCGATGCTGGCCCTCTATCACATGGCGGGACCGACGCCGGTCCAGGACCTGTCGGGCCTCGATCAGCTGCTCGAAAGGCACGAGCTGACCGTGCCCAAGAACATCAAGCGCGCGGTGCTGGTTGGCACTTCACGCGGGCCGCAGGACGTCCTCAATGCCGAGGGTGGCCGCAAGATCCGGACGACCTGGGGTGAACTGGCGTATCAGCTCGGCGGCGCCGAAGCCTTCGACATGATCGCCGAGAATGATGCCAACGGCATTGCGCCAGGCTCCCACCTGCTCGAGACAATCTTCAAGAAGTACGCCCCATGCCTGATCCTGATCGACGAGTGGGTGGCGTATCTGCGTCAGATCTATCGGGTCGAAGGGCTGCCCTCGGGTTCGTTCGATGCGAACCTGTCGTTCGTCCAGTCGCTCACCGAAGCGGTCAAGGCGAGCCCCGGAACGCTGCTGGTCGCATCCTTGCCGGCGTCGCAGATCGAGGTTGGCGGCGAGGGCGGCCAGGAGGCGCTCGCGCGTCTCAAGCAGACCTTCAGCCGTGTCGAATCCTCATGGCGGCCCGCCAGCCAGGAGGAGAGCTACGAGATCGTGCGGCGTCGGCTGTTCAAGGAGATTCCGGGCGACAAGTTCCATCACCGGGACAACACGCTGAAGCAGTTCGCCAAGCTCTATCGGGAGAACGCCAACGATTTCCCGCAGGGCTGCGCCGACGAGGACTATCGGCGCAAGCTGGAGAAGGCCTATCCGATCCATCCCGAGCTGTTCGACCAACTCTACACGAGCTGGGGATCGCTGGAGAAGTTCCAGCGCACGCGCGGCGTGCTGCGCCTCATGGCGCAGGCGATCCACGAACTCTGGATGAACGGCGACCCGTCGGTGATGATCATGCCGGGCAGCGTCGCGGTGAGCTCGCCGCGGGTTGAGCCTGAGCTGCTCCATTATCTCGACGTGACCTGGCAGTCGATCATCGCCGGTGATGTCGATGGCACAGCGTCCACGCCTTACAAGATTGACCAGTCGGCCCCCAACCTGAACCGCTACTCCGCGACTCGGCGCGTGGCGCGCGCGATCTTCATGGGGACGGCACCGACGCACCAGCAGCAGAACACCGGTCTCGACGACAAGCAGATCAACCTCGGCGTCGTGCAGCCGGGCGAGCGGCCCGCGATCTTCGGCGACGCACTGCGACGGCTTACCAACCAGGCCAAGTTCATGCACGCCGATCTCGGGCGCTACTGGTACTCGATGTCGGCGAGCCTCAACCGCATTGCAGCTGACAAGGCAGCGCAAATCGAGACCGCGCTCGTCCTGATGACGATCGACGCCGAGCTGAGCAAGTATGTGAACAGCCTTGCTGATCGTGGGCACTTCGATGCCGTTCAGGTGGCGCCGGCCTCGTCGGCGGAAGTGCCGGACGAAGCTGGAGGCGTGCGGGCAGTCGTCCTGGGCGTCGCGCATCCGCATAATGGCCGCGAGGGTTCCGAGGCGCTGGTCGAAGCCAAGGACATCCTGATGCAGCGCGGCAGCACGCCGCGCGTCTATCGCAACATGCTGGTGTTCATTGCCGCGGATTCTCGCCAGCTCGACAATCTGAAAGACGCGGTGCGAGCGTCGCTCGCCTGGGGCGAGATTGTCCGCGACACCGAGCGGCTCAACCTGACGCAGAGCGACAGCGCGCTGGCCAAGGCCAAGCTGGCTGAATCGAACGAGACGATGAAGACACGCCTGAAAGAGGCGTGGTGCTATCTTCACTATCCGGCGCAGGAAAGCGCGCAAGCCGATGTCGAATGGGTCTCGGGCAAGATCCCGGCTCAGGACGGGCTGCTGGCGCGGGCTAGCAAGAAGCTCGTGGCCGAGGAAGGGTTGCTGACGGAATTGGGGCCGACGCGCCTCGATCGAGACCTCCAGAAGTACATCTGGAACGGCAAGCCGCATCTCTCGCTCAAGGATCTGCGGGAGTATCTCAATCGCTACATCTACCTGCCACGCCTGAAGAACCAGGAGGTTCTGATCAAGGCTGTGCAGGCGTCCGTGAGCGGGATGATCCCGGGGCCCTTCGCCTATGCCGAACGATGGGACGAGAAGTCGGACATCTATCTGGGTCTTGCCATCGAGCGCGCCGCGAACGCGGCAGTCGTGATCGACAGCGACAGTGTCATTGTTAAGCCAGCTGTGGCCGAGGCCCATCGACCGGTTCCGGTGCAGCCTGGTAGTGGCGGGGGTGCGCAAGGCCCAGGCGAGACGTCTCCGGATACAGGGTCGCAGCCAGACGGCGGTACGCCCCAGCCTCCGCCTCCCGAGAGGAAGCCAACTCGCTTCACCGGCAGCGTGATGATCTCTTCGGAACGACCAGCGCGCGAGATCCATCAGATTGTCGAAGCGATCGTCGAGCAGCTCACGACGCTACCGGGGAGTTCGGTGAAGCTGAAGCTAGAGATCGACGCCGAAGTTCCATCGGGGCTCGACCGGGCAAAGGTGCGGACGTTGGTAGAAAACGCCAATACGCTCGGGTTCATCGAGAAGTCCGTCGAGTAG